The following coding sequences lie in one Candidatus Eremiobacterota bacterium genomic window:
- a CDS encoding flagellar FlbD family protein, translated as MIALRRLNNEPIMVNPDLIESLESHPDTVLTLTSGNKLLVRETMDEVREKIIEFKRRVYGPEGQATAP; from the coding sequence ATGATCGCCCTACGACGGCTCAACAACGAGCCTATCATGGTGAACCCCGACTTGATCGAGTCGCTGGAGTCGCATCCGGACACGGTCCTGACGCTGACCTCGGGGAACAAGCTGCTGGTCCGCGAGACCATGGACGAGGTGCGCGAGAAGATCATCGAGTTCAAGCGGCGGGTCTACGGTCCCGAGGGGCAAGCGACCGCCCCGTAG
- a CDS encoding MotA/TolQ/ExbB proton channel family protein codes for MDFATIIGLAIAVAALALSAWIGGVDVRIIFARYEAFLLVFLGTIGATMVSFPLRTFVRGVGQGLRTAFTEPVYHEREVIATLVSFAEKARREGLLALENEAAALEDDFMRKGIQLVIDGRDTDIIRKILETEIDFVQQRNAKAEAVFMTMGGFSPTLGIIGTVLGLIAMLKALGALTGSANIAGQLGVATAQAFVATFFGIALANLLWIPLASKIKERAGEQLLMREIMVEGILSIQAGDNPRLLEEKLHAFLDPEERETEIEAGGAVPEPEFAGA; via the coding sequence TTGGATTTCGCGACCATCATCGGCCTCGCGATCGCCGTCGCCGCACTCGCCCTGTCGGCGTGGATCGGCGGCGTCGACGTGCGGATCATCTTCGCCCGCTACGAGGCCTTCTTGCTGGTGTTCCTGGGGACGATCGGCGCGACGATGGTCTCGTTCCCGCTGCGCACCTTCGTGCGCGGGGTCGGTCAGGGGCTGCGCACGGCGTTCACCGAGCCGGTCTACCACGAGCGCGAGGTGATCGCGACGCTCGTCTCGTTCGCCGAGAAGGCGCGCCGCGAAGGCCTGCTCGCGCTCGAGAACGAGGCGGCGGCGCTCGAGGACGACTTCATGCGCAAGGGGATCCAGCTCGTCATCGACGGCCGCGACACCGACATCATCCGCAAGATCCTCGAGACCGAGATCGACTTCGTCCAGCAGCGCAATGCCAAGGCCGAAGCGGTCTTCATGACGATGGGCGGGTTCTCGCCGACGCTGGGAATCATCGGCACCGTGCTCGGGCTGATCGCAATGCTCAAGGCGCTCGGGGCGCTGACCGGCTCCGCCAACATCGCGGGCCAGCTCGGCGTCGCGACCGCGCAGGCATTCGTCGCGACGTTCTTCGGTATCGCGCTGGCGAACTTGCTGTGGATCCCGCTCGCCTCGAAGATCAAGGAGCGCGCCGGCGAGCAGCTGTTGATGCGCGAGATCATGGTCGAGGGGATCCTCTCGATCCAGGCCGGCGACAACCCGCGCCTGCTGGAGGAGAAGCTGCACGCGTTCCTCGATCCCGAGGAACGCGAGACGGAGATCGAAGCCGGCGGCGCGGTCCCCGAGCCCGAGTTCGCGGGAGCATAA